In Coffea eugenioides isolate CCC68of chromosome 4, Ceug_1.0, whole genome shotgun sequence, the genomic stretch AACCAGCGCAGCTGGAGATGATTGATAAAATAAGGTATTTTTTCATGCATCTGAGAAAACTAGAAAAATCTGGACTAGTGCCCTTAACTTGTACTATTTTGTTTACCTTTTTAGAGTGTTGCTTGGCATTGTTATGCTTCTTATGGCAATGTGTGTCATTTGATGTGCTACCCTTAGAGGTGCATAGGTGGTTTAGTGCTACCCTTAGAGGTGATAGGCAACAGTATCTTAATAACCACGCAAGGAGGGAAGGGTAGGGCTAAAAGATGAACTAAACTACTCGATATTTGAATCAAGCTCAGCTTGGTAAGAGCTCGATCGAGCTTAGTTCGCCAATTAGTCGAGTCAAGTTTGAACAGCATTTTGTGTTTGATAATATTCAAGCTCGACAAAAAGCTCATTCAAACTTGGTTCGGCAAACAAAAAAACCAagtttgaacaaaatttcaaactcattaaaataatcaaacaagcTTGAATACTTGGGTGTTCGAGTTGATTAGACTCATTTACACTCCTAGGAAAGGGAAAacaaattgttaaaaaaaaaggaaatctaGTTTGATTCCCACTCCGGAAAATGTGGTAACCAAAACAATTGTTATTTCAATGATTCCATAGGTAATTTGATTTGGATTCCACTTCTGTTCCTAGCCATGAACCAAGCGGCTCCTTACTAGACGGCCGTAATAGATGTTCTATGCTTACTGATTTATTGTTGTTGCGCttctttctccttcttcttctttttaacTTCCAACAACATTTTCCATGTTATTCTAATCTAGCTGTTTCGAACTCCTGCAATTAATGGCTTGCAGCGTGACCATGGTTGGGTATCTAACTTGCTTTTGATTCAGGGATGCTAGACGTAGACGACATAACTGATGAAGCTTGAGCCCCAAGTGCTGTATGATGTGTCGCCGGCGGATGAAAATTGATTAAGTGCGAAGTGTTGCCTCTTAATGCTGAGTGTTGCTTACAAATGAGGCAAACATATTCTATGTTTATATATTAGATATTTAACCACAACTAGGagacttttttgttgttttgaagTTGCAAGTTAtcttaagaaaaagaaagttgtgCTGCGTTAATGGTGTTACTGTGGAATGTTCACTTTAGCTAATAGTAGTGATATTACTTTGTTTGCGTTTCTGAGTTGGGTAAATTTTAATGTTGGTTGCACCACTGGAAAATGGTTTTGGGTCCTTAGACTACATcaactttaatcatttaaaatttgaaCCGCTATTATCACTAAGAGACAGATATTAAGGGAATAATTTCCCAAAAGGAtcatagaattttttttttttattattacacCCCCCTCAACAAATGTCTTGACTACGCTGCTctgtgtgtatatatgtatagcgtttcatttttttttctttccaatacTATTTTTGTCATGGAATAATTAATCATGTTAATACTGCAAAACAAGGATGCCATTATAACAACATCATCGAGGTATTTTATGTAATTCAGAATATGAATTTGGAATAGACTttgatttggaatgaaattaggtttgtttgctttccatTACGACCGTTGTCATAAAAAAAGTTAATACGATGTCATGAATGCCACTTAACATTGTTGAGCGTATGGAATGCCCAGATCGAGATTTTGTATTAGGAACAAAACCTTATTGcattaaattttcttattaatAGGATTATATTTGGAATGAATTTCCTTTTTGAACGTTGTCCTTCATTAAGCACATGCCTTGCTTTTGTTGTAAATTAACTTCCATCCAACAAAGTTGTGGGAATTCTGCTAGATATCGTTTTATAGATTCTGAATAGGTTTTGGCTTCCTTTGTGAACATGATGTACTTCGGCATCAAGGAAAATGTCGCCCCGGACGGAAGAAAGCTCTGAGATTGACCATTTTAAATGCGACTTAGATTGAGGCTCTTCTGGGGGTAGGCATCGTCTGTCTTCAGAGAAAGAGGGAGGGATTATTACATGTTTATTCGCTCTTCATTTCTGTTTGTTAATATCTCCCAATTCCCCGGGCAATCACTGGAGAAAGTAGAAGAGCTACACTCTTTCCTGCTTCTTCCGTCTCTGGTTTGGAAGTTGCTTTTGTCTTCTATGTTGTAGGATTATAGTACATTGCAACAATCTTAAGATCTGGAATGTAGAATGATTGGAGTTTATAGAATCTTTAATGAAGATTGCTAAAACAAAGAACATCCATATGGATAAGGTGTTTTCGAGGGGTTGGGCGAGGTGGGGTAGAGGGAGGAGGGTATAGAGGGGAGGGGGGATGGTGGCTGCTAGCGgtaggtggtggtggtggtggtgtttGGAAGAAGGGAGAGGATGAGggcttattttatttttattagtgTAATTGAGtgtgtttttggagttgtttttacAGTTGTTTATGGAGTCAGCATAGACTCCACAAACAAAAATagtttgtgaaaaaaaaagggcaatCCAAACAGATACAGAAATGTTTTTCCGAGTCCTATATGTACAACACATACGAGGAATATGATGCGGGTATTAGTTTGCTGAACAGAATCTTCTTGTGCCCAACTCGTACAATTATGGGTCGTCAAAGCCAGCATTTCCACCGTCCGTTAAAAAAGTGATGTAGAATTATCTCCTCGTATCAATgaagtcataaaccaaatatGCGAGGAACTGTGTTATTGGTGCATTGGCTGAGGTGGTGCCATTGGATATGCAAGGGGCACAACATAAGGGGGATGATGCCCATGAGGAAGCAGTACAGGTGTGCCAACTGCAGATGCCATGTGACCaggagcagcagcagcagcaacaaccGGATGACCTACCGGTGCGCCGTATACCCCCAATCCATGCATAGTTTGTTGTCCCCTGTGCTTCATTGCTGGTCCCAGAGCAGCAGCAACAGTAGCTGATGGGGTTGTGTTGGTTTGTTGGCCTGTTATGGGTGCCTGATGACTAGAAACATCTCCATTGTTCACGCTGGTAATATCATGGATACTGGATCTCCTTCTATCTCTACTCATAGAATTCAAACGAATGAAGTATTTCTGAGCATGGCTTGCAACCTGTGTTGGGGTTCTGGATATGACAAAGTTTCTGGAAATGCTTCTCCAATCCCCTTTCCCAAACTTGTCTAGACCAAGCAAAAATAAcctgagataaaaaaaaaatacaaagagAGTAGGCCTTAGTCCATATTTCAGACATCCAGGCTGCAATCCAAGAATTTGGGAATGAGACTAGATggatatatatgtatatgatgATACCTATGCTCTTCTTCGGTCCAAGGAATCCCTTTCCGGCGCTCTTGCTCTGACCTGGATCCTCCTTTTCCTCCTCCCTGACCACTAGAATCATGACCTAATCCTGGAAATGCACTCCTATAACCAAAATTAGAACGCCTGTCGGTAGCTGTAATGGCAGAGAAGCTTTGATGGTCCTTAGTCGACGAAGAAGCTTCTTCCCCACTGTAATTGGGAAGTGGCACAAGTCCACCTTCAATTGCTTCAACATCTTCAACAAGTGTTTTATAGTGTTGCTTCAACTCATCAATGCTTTTATTAGGAACCATAGAAGCAATCTTGTCCCACTGTTCCTTAGAGTCCCCAGTCCAGTGCATGGCAATGGCGCTCTCAAAAGCTATGTCTTCTTCTCTGCTCCATACtacagaagaagaagaagcagacATTATCCCTCTTGCTTGAAGATCCTGAATAATACTTTTGTGCCTTCTTACTAGTTTTTCAAGTTCAGTAGGGAAGTTTTATGCAGGTGGGGATGCCTCTTGATGCTTTTGTTCAGCTGAGGTTCTTTTGGGAGTTggagagaaggaaagaaaataggTGGGTAGGATAAGAGAAGAAAGTAAAAGAGAGTGCAAGATAAGAATAGGGAACCATTGTATTAAATGGAAAAGGACCACTTGTGAGGTAGAAGGGATGGGTTCATTTGTCATGTCCATACAAAGTCATGGCCAAAAAATTGCACATCCAAGAACAAGCGGAAAAAGAATCTCACGCTCTCTCTTAAGCCCTACCAAGAAATTACTTGCGCAAATAGCTACAGGCTACTTGCAGCTCCATTAACATCTCAATCCGGTGAAAGAATTTTACACATTATTGTCTGTCATTCATGTAGCGTATCAAGGGCAGTATGAAAAAGATTTCTCAAGAAACCAAGTGAAAGGTTTTCTTCAGTTCACTTATTATTTGGCATCCCCTCCACTAAGGCCATTTCAAAATGTCATTCTTCTCCTTTTAGACCATGCACAATTTGGGCATTCCGATCATGATATTAGCAGGAAAGTAAAATGCCTTCATCAAGGATTGTCTGGAAGAATTCTCGACTGTAATGATtgcaaggagaagaagaaaagaaaaagagagcgaAGCAGGCAAGCAAGCAAGACGGTTAAAATTCGAAAGAATGTCATGTTTTGTCGCTTTAAATATTTCGGACTTTTCTACACTCATTGCCTGCCTAGTCGCAATGATTGAGCAGTAGAGAAATTGGTGTTAGATGGGAGGTGAGGTCCCAAAGaatcttttttttccaaaactcttTCTATTTTCAGACAAACGCTCCGTGGCAATGCGTGTTTTTGTATCAAAGGCAGGAGTGATCATCTACAGCCATTTATATTAGTATTTTATAGCCGCCAATTGAGTCGGGATTTCATCTGCAAGGTGGAATGCATTAAAGGAAAACCTATGGCAAGGGGATATGAATGAAGGGAAATGATAGAGCAAAAGAGATTGCTCATTCCTGCTATTAAGTATTAACTACTACGTTCAAATCAAGAAATgcgtttttgaaaaaattttttttttttttttgtattcatGTTTTTATTGTTAGTTTAAGATAAATATATGATGAATATAACAAAAATTTGCTGGTCTGAAGTTTTACTTATGATTTGATATTCGAGCCACACTACGATTGCAGAGAATATTTTCTTGGACTGTTCGTGTAATCAGATATCTGCAATCTTGAGTAGACGTCAAGCAATTTACCAGAAGTCAATGATTAACCAATTCACTAAAAAGGTTTGAAAATGAGCTAAAATTGGACAACCACGAAACTTATTCCttgtttgaattgcatttttctggactttttgtagaaaaattactgtatcgatttgatatatgtgaggtaaaaatatgattgaaaaatgtgtcaAAAAAAACGTAGCAagttttctttgaaaactagCCATGCTTCCACCTTGTAAGATAAGATAACTTCTTGCACTCACAATCAGAAATTAGACAATCTGCAAATTTCAGTCTTTTATACTACTAACTATTCTATTGGGGGAGCTTTCTTACGCGCTCTAGGATTGATATGAGAGGGAGAAATGGTGCTGATTTTTACCCAAAGAACTCAGCaaagtagtaaataaacatatcaaaaatattctttctcatGGGTCACTACCCATGTCCCTGTGTGTGGAAGAAGAAAGTGATCTCTCTTTTTGAACTTTGGTTCCTTCTATTCGTGGCCTCTTCTCCTTCTCTAGTTTCTATGCTAAGGAATACGACCACATCAAGGACCTCAACCACTACTGTATCATATTTAAACCAAAAAACTGAGGTCCGGCATATAACAGCAAAGAATTGAATAAAGGATGGTATAAGAAccattaaccaaaaaaaaaaaagagtgggtACTCCTCAAAAATTCATGTGGATTAAGGGTCACGGGATTAATGTATAAAAGTTGTTACCTCAGCCCGTTTAATTATTattctgaaaattttttaaaaaaaaaaaaaaagaagagagaatcGAATGAGAGCTTCCCGAATAATCTCCGTAACTATCAACCGTCTCGTTATTGCGGATACTTTCGGCAATTGTGGTTGTTGCTCACCTTTGATTCAACATTTTGACACTTCACATGGACATGAACATGATCGATCAATCATTTCGTACTACCACACCAACTTCCAAAATTAACCATTACATCACTAATTATTGATATTGTGactatttttctttctctttggaTCAAAATCAGGAATCCCATgcacaatttttttaaaatatatatagacGCTTTCTGATTTGTTTCCTGCGTTAGAAAAATCGCTACTGAATATCAAGTAATTATGAAAATGCTTTAGCATTTATGACTTTTGTTCCCGTTTTGTGTAGATAAATAGGAGTACAATGACAAATAGAGATATTAATTGCTACTCAagctcatttttttttatttttctctacTTAAGTTGATATTATTAGCAGTATGCCCTAAAAAAACTTAGAAGTACTTCCTAGTTTGTGTTCCATACTTCCATGGTGTTAAAGTAGTCAAATTTTAAGACATTTCCTACATAGGAACTTGGTCCTCAACTAGGCACGTCAAACCCAAGACCCGGCCAAACCCAAGCCATTGATCTAGTGATTAAAGTTAAGACCCCAGAACGTAAAAGTTTTGGGTTCTAATTCTCCCGTCTCCTTCTCACTTCTTtgaaacaatatatatatatatatacatagagagagagagatagaacaTAGAAGTGTTCGTCCTAAGACCCTCCCCTCACAGTCTTATGTAGCAAAGGTCCCATTGATGTTCCAAAAAGTCACAGAATTGGCGAAGGACCGGCTGTTGATGTGTTGTATTATTAGAATATGAAATGATAGTTCTGGAGGAGGCACTTAATGAGTCACCTTCGCCCGTCAATTGCCACTCTACTCTTCATCATGAATTCAAGTGGTCTAGGGATAAGATCACATTAATTGTGGTCCATTTAACagtttttttgactttttcccCGCCTCTCAACATCAAGAGCCAAAAAGAAagtacaaaaacaaaaaaagaagaaagaaacaaacCTCATAGAACCCTCAAAAAGCTAATCAACAGTGCCATAGATCCACTTTCAAGAAAGACATCTTAAGTCTTCTCGTGAACAAATATTCCAGAATTTGAGTGCTACAACAATTAATTAGTTTACCCATAGTCACCGGCAGTATTTTTATTTCCAGTCATTCTTattaaatttcaaatattaCAGCAAGTGAAGGTTAAATTTGTGGGAAGagcgaaaagaaagaaagaacaacATTAATGAAGAACAATATCAATGAGATACGAGGGCCTACACGAGAAAGGGTGGGCGAAAACTTGAGTAGTCCCGGTCTATATATATAGAACCAATGGTTTGAAATTTGTCGCACCATTTCACCATTGAAAATGTGGCAAAATTTGAACCATTGGATCTACAAGACCGGGTCTACCCACGTCTTTGCACAGACGTTGTGGTGCCTACAAGGGAAGATATTTTCTTCAGTTGGGAAATTGACCATTGATATGTGACTTGTTTCCAGATTTAATTAGCTTAATAGTAAATCTTTGAACCAGAAAAGAACcccaacaaaagaaaaatgaaaaaagacaTCTTAGGCCaggaataaaattttttatgtgAATTGAGTCACAATTAACCAGCCACAAAAGGTAtgctacaaatttttttttttttttgtctaccACTGTCCAAATTAAACCACATTTATGATGACAGTTACTCAAGATATTCAAAAGATCCGACATGTCAAATTATCAGAACCACTCTCAGAAAGTCCAAGGATTAAAACCCTTTTAAGTTAGCTTGTATTACAACCCTTTGGTTGTAAGTTGAAGTTGAGCCCTTCTCTAGGAACATACAcaatttcaaacaaaataatGCATGAATCAAAAGAAAACCTGAAACTTGTTGCACAGAACATGCAGGCCTTCTTTCGATTAGCTGAGCCAAAAATAGACGACCTTGTGTTCCAACTGGTCTTCATGAAATAGATTAAAGTCCATCCCAAGACCAATTCATTCTAAGAAGAATGAATACCCAAAGTTTTGGTTGCCGTAGTCGATACCAATGGAATTGAACCACCGTATTCTGGAgagaaaaacaataaaaaggaaaaagtgatATGTGTATTATGTTAAAAAATGCCATATATTAGAAGAAATACCTTCAAGTGATATCACTAACCTAGAAGAAGACTGATGTTCCAAATCAGAACTCCATATCAAGTAACAAAATGAGGGTGTATACAAATGTGAAAACACCATCTCCCTCTCCCCTGCAGCACTGGGCCAGGACATTGACTTCGTTTAGACTGacctaataataataaatattcCAGATGTCATCTTGGTGAACTCGAGAACAGAACAGCACTCTGTACAAGAGGTTCCTTTGGAAGGTCCTCGCAGTCAGGAGGTCCTTGTAGAAGAGCTGCTCTGTGTGGATTCATAAGAAGAAGTTCCTGCACGTCCTTAGGAAGCATGTTAAACACAGCCAGCAAATCCCCCTTCAATTTCTGAGCAGCAGCCTCAGAGTCTACATTAGCATTAGCACTACCAGACTGCTGTGGCATAAGAAAGCAATTTACCAAAGTTATATGCCCTGCTGTAGGATGTTGAAATTAAGTTAAATGAACAAAAATGCCTTAATGAAGTCTAGCTCAACTAAATGAAATCAAGCTTAATATACAAAGGGTAATCAACGTATAACAAAGCCAAGAAATTCGGGAGCGTTTATGCCTTACAACAAGGTCAACATGCATGATAAACAAGCTATATCAGCCAGTAAAGACTGTACAGTGGCACATGGATCATCATAATTCTCCTGAAGCCTCAATTCCTTTAGCAAACAAACAAATGTTTTTTCATATAACagtttgaaagaataatttttgGAAGTCAAATAAATTACACTAGATTCAAGGCCTTTCTCAAGCTATAACTTCATTTATCATAAGGATTGCCAGAAATCACAAGAACAGTATAAAATTATTACatgtaaaatttcaagtctTTTGAACTCTTTATCTGCAAATGTGCAAGGACAAATAGTTATTAAGGTCCCAAGCATGATAGACTGTGCGGCAAACCAAGTCCGGATTAGGTCTGTACTCTGTTTAGTTTCTTATGTTTCATCACTCCCCACAACAATGAAGAAGATAGCTTGTGAAATGGAGAAAGATAATCATATTCAATAAGCAAAGCTATTAGTTACTATAATCCTAATCTCTAAAACTGCAGTACATATTTCTATTGCTTACTAGCACAAGATTCAATTTCAATACAGTTAAAAATAATTAGTTAACGACAAGGAGTCTGTTGAATGCAGAAATGCACTTACCTGCAGTTCGCCAAGAAGATGTCTCTCGATAGCATTGAAGGAATCAACAATTTCCACCTCTGACAATTGtgctataaatttttttatgtcAGTCTTCATTCTAACTTGCCTCCACAACCTAAGCTGTTCTTGCTCAGCAACAGCACGCTTCCTTCTAAACCAAGGCAAAAAGTTGTGTCCTTTCATAAACCGCCTACAGAGATATGTTAACTGTCTCAAACTCAGCTAGAACCAACATGTTGAATGCATCAGTCAAGAGTATGTGCTGTAGATAAACTGTATTTGAGTattcaaagaaagaaaacaaggacAAAGATTTAGCTGGCAAGGATGACACCATAAGCAGGTTACAAAAGATGAAGACATAATTACGTTTACCGGTATAAATCCAGCCAATTTGATCTCATCCTCTTGAGCAGAAACTTCCCCGGACCTCTTGCTGACAAGCTTGCTAAGAAATCCTCTTTATCAAAATGGGGAAGGGGAGGGGGGTCCAAAAAAGGAGATGATCCTTCAGAAGGTGTGGTTGCCCTGAAATATGGACCAAACGGGGCTAAAAAGTTGGTAGTGAGCTCCAAGAAATGCCGACGGAGTATCTCGTTGTTAACAACTGACATTGATTCCTCAACCCTTGGTGACATCCCTGCATCAATTAGCCTATTTAAAATAGATGTGTCTGGCTTTGTAATAGCAGTATAAGTGGACCAAACCGCTTCTCTGTGTTCTGTCATGAGGCAAAGAGGGCCATCCCTCCTCAATTTCACGGCATTCAAGAAATTTGAAGGCGTGAACTTCTTCAAGGAAAGTTGTGGAAGCCCAAATCCATCTTGGCCATCAGGCATTTTGCCAATGGAGGTCCGAGAAGACATAGCAGGACGATTTGAGTTTGAAGCAGGGCTTCCTACTGAAACAATGTGAGGAACATTACGAAGAGCCTTAAGGAAAAAAAGATTTGTCACCCCCAAAACCATTGGAGGGAAAGTTGCACCTTCTTGAAGTGAGTTTAACTGGGCAAATTCTGGATCATGAATCGTAAAATAAGGCCTGAAATCAACACTGCAAAGAAGTGGAGCGACCAAACTAACTAAACCAGCAACAGCTTCAGAGCACTGGGGAGGTGTAGGTGCTATGACAAGAATTGGTTCACCAATGAGTAACAATTCCCATAGCCTCCAAAGCTGCATCAAAAGCCCTCTAAATATACCAAAAAGGTCTGAATCATGGAACAGACCTTGTGGTACAgattgattagaaggaagaaaagGAGCTATAGGTGAAGTTAACTCTTCAAAGAACATTCTACCATCTAAAGGTAAACTATGAGCAGGTGGCAGGTGCACTTTAAGCGTGGCATTCCCAATAGGAAGCTCCATAAGTTGACCAGGTAAAGGAGAAGCCCAAGATGATACTGAAGCAGCAATatagttgagagctttcttccCAATGTCAAAATACAAAGGGCCCATGATTTGTAACAAAGGTCTAAATACACTAGAGTATGGGCTATGGGAAAGAATTACAACCGATTTTTGTTCGCCACCTCGCTTTAACCTTTCATCATGTCTCTGCCTATTAAATACAAATCCATATAAATACCTTGGAGCGTTATTAGACAGCTTTAGAAGCTTATTATCTTGTGATGCAATCTCGTTATCTACTTCAACTATCTCATGGGAGACTACATTTGCCGTCTGCATTTTCTCCTGCCTTCGTATCCTAAAGAAGAAGATGCAGTCATGGATGCTGGAGCGGTTATATTGTTGTGAAACAGAATCTGggaatgaactaaatgcaacTTCAAGCTCCTCATTTTGGGTCAGACACCCTGGTGGATAACACTCTTCAATGAGCTGCCCTTGCTCAAGATCAAATCTAATGATGCAAAAAGCAACTGCCCATTGCTGAAAAGCTTTTTCATCGACTTTTGCATCAGGTTCTGACCTTGCATGAAATGACGGTGACCGACTCATTTCCAGCTACTCCAAGAATGGTTTTCCAAATATCAAACGACCCCTGTGTTCCCCATTTTCAGATTAAAGTGAGCAGGGTATCCCTCATTTTACCAACCTACACAGGAAAGgacaaaaattcaaatataaccAAACAATCCTAAAAACAGGACTACATCAAGCTTGATATTAATCTGTCAAAACCAGCTTCAGTAACTTTTTACAATAAATTACATCAGCCATGAAAGCGAACAGCTACCTCACAAAAAAGTAACCAAAATGCAATCTTCCAACAAGTTAGTATGCAATGCTTGAAAGTTGAAATTTACTTAATGCAAGTGGGACTCTAGAACATTAATAAGTAAAGGAACAAACTTTCTTGAATAATGCACAATATACAGAAAACCCAGATAAATTCATGAAGTTTCAGCCTCAattcaaagaaaacaaaacaaagaaaaggaaaatgcaacTAGGTACCAAAATAGCCAACTTAATTCAACAAGAAAGCTAACAAAAATCTAGTTCTGACCTGAAAATTGTCCAAATTGACGAGCAACTAATGGTTAATTACTTCTATTGAGGAAGTCCCAGATGCCGAATATGCAAGAAACAATCCGGATCAACCCAAGAAACCTAATTTAACACAAAAAAATAAGCGGGTCTAAAGAGATTATTTAGGAGTACTAGTAAGATCCCTGAAGGTTGCTAAATAAATGTAGGTTTTATATTTGGGGGGAGTGTGGAGATATCTAACCAAAACATCCAGCTTTTAAGATTTCCAAGGGATTCAGTAGAATTGAATAGGAAAGGGTCTCTTTCATTCAGATGATGAGTATGATTGGGCTTCCCCGAAACTGGTAATTGAAGAGGGACTTCGGTTGTCTGGAATTTTtaatgtttttccttttttgttatttttctttttctttgtcacAGTTTTTTGCTACGTTTAGCTGGGAATTTAGTGGATTTACCAGCAGgggctctttttttttcttttttttttttcaaaagcaaCCAATAGAGGCTTTATAATTCAGAATTTTGGAGGCCTTTTCGTTTTTCTTTCTATTATGAAAGGGAAAGATGTGAGTAGGATCCCCTTGGGTCAAGGGGAATTTGGTATGTTTATTTTGTCTGTTTATGTtacaaaggaagaaaattcaTCACATCAAATTTAATTAAGATTGGAATTTGCAGTTTATTCCGAcagaaaaattctttttttgtttgatatttaaaattaaaTCTCTCAAAACAAAATCTTTTACATCATCCAAAAAAGTCTTTTTACGTTTGTACATGCTTTAAGAATTTGTTGAATTCATTGGATTTTCTCCATACTAGAATGATGTAGAACATTTATTGGCTCGTATCAAGCCAAGGAAAACACTCAAGATTTCAGACTTAATCATTAGAAGAACTCTCATAATTGAGAGGCCTACATGGAATACTACATTTTTCATATTAATATcccctccaaaaacaaaaatgTTCACATGGAGGTCTTAAAATCCACAGAATCATTTGGCGAACGCCGTACGTTTTCTTGGATGATGAATTAGTCAGACGGCATCAATCTACAAATACAAAAGCAGTCCCAGTGCCCGCGGAGCAGAAGAATGAGTGGCCAGATAAACATCTGCCGCTGGAAGAAGCTGATCTGGAAACCCTTCCAAGTTCCAACAATGGAGAGTACATCTTGAAGAGTGAATCTACATTTTCAACTCAATTTGCTTTGACAGGTTAATATTTCACAAGGAAGAGAGACCAATAGCACAAAAATTTTCTACTTATAATTACAACTTTCTTAAACAAAAATCAGTATCTACATATGAAAGACAATAAGAGATCACAGTATGAAAAAGACGTGACTGCAATCTATAGATGCCCTCTCTCTCGTTTCTGTTAGTTCAGTAAAGCGACACCACGTCCTGCTAAGTTTTGGAGAAAACTGCAGCATTCAGTTGCAAGAAGTCTATCCATTTGGACGACCCTCAATTCCCACCAGTTTAGAGCAGGAGCAATGAACTATACATCATACACAGGTAACTGCTCTGTGATGGGGACACGGCAAATAGGGCATTTCTTGCACTTTTCAGAGCAGGTGCTGCACCAAAACAGAataatgagagagagagagagagagagagttgtaAATTGACTGAAGTGGGATTTTGGGTTGTAGTGTTAACACTAAGTGCAATACCTGCAAAGAATGCGATGCCGACAGGGAAGAAGAACTACACTTATCTCTCTTTCAAAACAAACCCTGCATAGAACTTTTTCCTGGCCGATAAAGGAAAGGTACGCCAAGTGTTAAAGGTCAAAGCAAACATGACAGAAGGACCAACTTAAAGGAACATGCAAAGTATTTGATCAGCAGAAGTAATAGAAGGTTAGGGCAAGATAGTTGTATCTGTTCTGTTTTATCATTGAATTGGAACCAGACAATGCTGTACTAAAACATGTTGCAGGAATGGAGGAAAGCTATCCACTTCATTTGCGTTGTAGAAAGTAAAATTGTCGAAAAATTGATAGTATTACTTGCC encodes the following:
- the LOC113768077 gene encoding transcription factor MYBS1-like, with translation MSASSSSVVWSREEDIAFESAIAMHWTGDSKEQWDKIASMVPNKSIDELKQHYKTLVEDVEAIEGGLVPLPNYSGEEASSSTKDHQSFSAITATDRRSNFGYRSAFPGLGHDSSGQGGGKGGSRSEQERRKGIPWTEEEHRLFLLGLDKFGKGDWRSISRNFVISRTPTQVASHAQKYFIRLNSMSRDRRRSSIHDITSVNNGDVSSHQAPITGQQTNTTPSATVAAALGPAMKHRGQQTMHGLGVYGAPVGHPVVAAAAAPGHMASAVGTPVLLPHGHHPPYVVPLAYPMAPPQPMHQ